The Bombyx mori chromosome 20, ASM3026992v2 genomic sequence ttgctcattgagttttctcattttggcgccaatacattgtacaatattttgcaaaatggagtggggtgataaagagagccgaatcgctgtgattgcattacacaaagtaggtatggagccaaatgcaatttttaaaactctccatacgcttggtattagtaaaatgtttatgtaccgggctattaataggtgcaatgagacctctgtttgtgacagaaaaagatctggccgtccacgtagtgttcgtacgaaaaaggtggtcaaagcagtaagggaaagaattcgaagaaatcctgtccgaaagcaaaagattttatctcgggagatgaagatagcacctagaaccatgtcgcatattttaaaagatgacttaggacttgcagcctataagaaaCGTACTGgttatttcttaactgataatttaaaagagaatagggtggtaaaatcgaaacaactactgaagcggtacgcaaagggaggtcatagaaaaattttgtttacggatgagaaattttttacaattgagcaacattttaacaaacaaaatgaccgtatttatgctcaaagctctaaggaagcttcccaattagtcgacagagtgcaacgtgggcagtatccgacttcagtgatggtttggtggggtattagctatgaaggagtgactgagccatacttttgtgaaaaaggtatcaaaacatcggcacaagtgtatcaagataccattcatgagaaggtagtgaagccccttaacaacaccatgttcaataatcaagaatggtccttccagcaagagtcggcgccaggtcataaagctcggtctacgcagtcttggttggaaacgaacgtttcggacttcatcagagctgaagactggccgtcgtctagtcccggtcataatccgctggattatgatttatggtcagttttagagagtacggcttgctctaaacgccatgataatttggagtccctaaaacaatccgtacgattggcagtgaaaatttttcccaagGAAAGAGTgcatgcttctattgataactggcctcaacgtttaaaggactgtattgcagccaatggagaccactttgaataagctttttatactttaaattgtttttttatatttatgtattaaactaaactaacactgtaaaagtaataaatgttatttgccatagatttttttttgttttcctttgtaacagtatttatggccagactaagtatattcatatgcatgtagcaaTAAGctgctatttcaatattacaaacagacacatcaattttatttatatgtatagatgtttCAAATATCACACtattcgtggtcacggacaacTGGAGTAGTTTTGGTATGTGAACGTAATGTTATTTACATCTACATACAATTCTAATGCATTATTACGTTTTATCTatatgtatccctttttatgaaaattgcgcggacggaggagtatgaaattttccacacttatagagaatatagagaagaagtgcactatgctaatattttttttaaaataatgcataaaagatacattagatcaataaagaaaacattacacacactacataccatgtatttgacgcacacatgcatgtatactatttattgtcaaacttttgttcttggcgtctgttgtcaaattgagaatagattaaatatggtttgtctttgttaatattttttatagtgtagtcttggcgaaatttgtgattatagaagtataaaatacaatcataaaagtgtacaaacttacaattccaattaattatagtcgaattccgactactgcgggacctctagtttattattattacgtattaACTTTTCTCAAACTACATAATTACTTCAAAACACATTAAAAGTCGCTGTCAAAGACAAAGACATAGCCAACTTTCTCTGATATGAGTGCACACGGGAAattcaacaaacaaacatttcaaCTTTCAGTAACATGTTTGGACAtgctacaaaaattaaacttgtttagcaatatttttcttattagttATCAGCAACGTTTGACCTACACGGCTGATAAACTAAGTTTTTTATGTTCCGAAAAAAAATTCGAATTGTATAAAAGGCGATGTGTGTGAACAATATTCATCAAACATACCTCGGGTGTCAGCTGCCTAGGTAAGCAATATTTATACTATTAGACCGTTCAATAATTACAAATAAGAATTAGCATCGTTCCGATtcaatttattcttttttacatcctcatcatcatcatcgtcatcagtctatagcagtccactgctggacataggcctctccaattgctcgccactgagcacgatccttggtttctctcatccagctcctaCCGACCACTCTGCACAGATCGTCTctccaccgagcctgagggcATCCTGCGTTATGTTTGccaattcgcggtctccactcaagaacgtGTTTACCCCAACGGTTAACGGTTGTccgggtttttttatttttatttttttattgcttagatgggtggacgagctcacagcccactggtgttaagtggttactggtgcccatagacatctacaacggaaatgcgccacccaccttgagatataagttcgaaggtctcaagtatacttacaacggctgccccacccttcaaaccgaaacgcattactgcttcacggcagaaataagtagggtggtggtacctacccgcgtggactctcaagaggtcctaccaccagtaaatggctaatatggccagcccattgccaTTTCAGCTTACTAAACCTCTGTGCTATGATGATATCTGATCACCTCGCTCCGGATTCGATCCATCAGAAAAccctctccatagctctttAAACTTGTAGACCAacatacatattacatatttcCGTATATTGCATTGTAGGGAATCAAGATGAAGTTTTTGGTGTTTTTCTCGACCTGCGTGCTGGGGGCCAGCGCCGGTCTTATTGACTTGGACATTAACATTCTATCCGCTCCGACCAGAGCGGAAACGAGGCTCGTCGATGCTATCACCACTGCCGATTACAACACGGCTGTTTCTCTGATTCTGCTGCTCGAGAAACAATCGAGTGGAAGCATCATCGAGGATACCGTCAACAATCTCATCAGAGACGGCAATAGGAATGTTTTAGAGTTCGCCTACAAACTGTGGATCGGGGAGGGTAAGGAAATCGTCAAACACTACTTCCCTGTTCAGTTTAGACAGGTGTTATCCGAGAGCAACGTCAAGATCATCAACAAGAGAGACAATCTTGCCATCAAACTCGGTGCTGCGACAGACTCAGATAACGACAGAATCGCATACGGCGATGCTAACGACAAGAGCAGCGAGAACGTCAGCTGGAAGTTGATTCCTCTCTGGGAGAACAACAGGGTTTACTTCAAGATCTACAGTGTTCGTAGGCACCAATACTTGAAACTAGGAACGGCTACGGATGGTGAAAACGACCATAGCGTTTATGGAGATGATCGCGCTGACACGCACAGACACCAGTGGTACCTGAAGCCCGCTAAGCTCGACAGCCAGGTCCTGTTCTACATCTACAACCGCCAGTACAATCAGGCCTTGAAACTTAGCAGAAGTGTCGACAGCGACGGAGACAGACGCGCGTACTCAAGCTCCAGCAGCGTCGAAGGTCAACCCGAGCTCTTCGGCTGGTCTATCTCTATCGTCAACTAAACTaacaaaaattttgaaattactcATCACAACTACCgaacaacatttttttcaatttaaatattctttataaattatataatgtaatatttaaataaacaatagaaCATTAAAACGTATTGTTTCTTCCATTCACAAACAAACTAGCTGAAAGAAACCAGGTTTTCAACTAAGTCGGTTTATTATTTGATTCTTGGAGGTATCTAGTAATGTATCGACTCATCCGCAGAATATAGTCCTATCTGTAGGATTGATAGTTTTCAGTAGAGATTAAAGAAGTTGTTGACTTGTGTAACTTTTAAACAGTGCGActtgttgtttaaattttttggtatGTTGTTACTACGTCTCAGCTTTGTTAAATACTGTGTAGTTTATAactgttattcttttatttctggAGATAGTGAGTTCTATATTAACATAAGACGTTTTATGGCAAAACAGCGAGGGTCCTTAGTGAACGTTACACGTTGTTTTATGGACacatgtaaattaaatgacGTTCTATATTAACATGAGTCGGTTTTCTTTGGAATTACTAACTACTAATGAGTCCTACGTAAATAACAaccttgaaatatttaaacataacgTTTCTCATATCATCACTGCCCTCctatataactaaataaaaaagatagtaattatttaaaatcgtttattaagtgaaaaaatctcaaaactGGTATAAAGAATCATCATAAACAGCAATCATAacactaaaaattacaaaaaaacttaCAGGTTCATGTATCAATTAGAACATTGCAGGACGCAGACGCGGACGaagataataaaacttattttttttttataataacaacattaaaatcagcagtctcaaagttttttttattgcttagatgggtggacgagctcacagcccacctggtgttaagtgattactggagcccatagacatctacaacgtaaatgcgccacccaccttgagatataagttctaagatctcagtatagttacaacggctgccccacccttcaaaccgaaacgcattactgcttcacgacagaaataggcggggtggtggtacctactcgtgcggactcacaagatgtcctacgaccagtaaactATCTACTCACTAATCGTAGAACTAATCTACTAATGACTAATCTATAATAATCAGCCTTCATAATTAATCAATCAGTCTTACATAGTAATCTAGACTTATAACAGGTGCACATACTTAATAGCAATGAAATGGCATGTAgacaaacattaaatattatgattaaCATTGCTTCGCTAAATTAGTAGGAAGAATTCAGTTCTAAAAAGAGGAAGCAGACACTAGATAAAATTATTCCGATAGATTATCATCATCCGATTCTTCAGAAGCAGTAACAGTTATGTGATGTGGCAAAGAGTTAAAGTATGGAGTTCCTCTAAGGGAATAAGTTCTGAGCGGCACATATCCATTAAATCTTTATACTTCGCAGCAGGAATCATAATAGGTCCAGAATATGCAACTTTTAGTTCAGCTTCTACCGAGTTCCTCGTATTACTACGaattactaaaatattataatcagATTGAGTtagatcatatttaaaaaacaaatttgttgggATGTTATTCCAGTTAATCTTCTTGCCCTTAATGTCTTTGATCCAAACCTTAATATTAACAAGACTTTTAAAGTCGAATACGTCATCCTGGGTTACGTTTCGAACAACATAGGGTTCTCCTTCATTCTTGGCCCATCTTACTAATAAACGCCATTAATGAGGGGTATATATAGTTTTGGTTTGAGAAGCTCTCTTGATGACAGAGTGGATACTGTCCCCCTCATTTTGGGTATGCCCTTTCTGTAAAAACCGGTGTATAATGTATATGTTGAACTTTTTGCGGTATAAATGTATAATGAATATACAAAGCGATTACAATTTTGGCCAGCACAATTGTCTGACCAAAAGCGGAACTCCTTGGTCCCTTGTTCAACATTAGTCTGTATAAAATTTAAGAGGCAACTGCTTACCTCGTTTGCTCCACAGATTCATCCCACAAATAGCAAATGGCCTTCTTTTTACCCATATCAAAAACCGTAAAGTTAAAAGAAGATAGCTTTCtgttatagtaaaatatatttatattgcttagaggacactaaaacttttcaaaatcaaACAGCAGTAGCCATGTTTCCGTTTGACTCCTTAGCATCTTTTTTATCTAGGCTTTTTAAATGCCTTGCCTTCTTATTTATCTGGTGTTATTGAAAAGCTTCTTTCTCTTGGTCAGTTGGATTTTTATTCAATCGAAAAACGTGACATTCCTCGCACTAATCCTTTTTGGGAGTATGAAAACCTAGATTGAAGTTTGAGTTGACAATGTCACGATACTGGCGTTCTTTTATGGCTTTAGTGTTGTATTTTTCATGGTCATGATACATGATTAGGGCAGAATACGGTGTTGCAGATCGAATGGATATTAGTAGGAGATTGCATGAGTGCTGGTACTGACAGTTCCAAATTGAACGGAGTACATCTCTGGTGATCTTCTAAATCTTCAAGCTGTATATGTGTTAAATTTTCGTAACTTAAAGGCACtttcaaagaaaatatactAGGTTGGTTGCTGTAAGCATCCAAGGCAGATACATCAGGCACGAGATTAGGTACTGAGCTGTCGCAGGTAATTTCCTTGGTCCCACTATCTTCATGTAGCATTTTTCCAATACATCAGCTAGTACCTGACTGATGTCTACTGGACCAGGAGGCAAAGGTGACGTTTGTATGTCTTACaggtatcatcatcatttacaacttaaaattttaaaaaactcatatttttatgacaatttataaaatactattcatatttatgtgttttgcaaaacaatttaattattcagaaataatttaa encodes the following:
- the Slp gene encoding hemolymph protein isoform X1, which gives rise to MKFLVFFSTCVLGASAGLIDLDINILSAPTRAETRLVDAITTADYNTAVSLILLLEKQSSGSIIEDTVNNLIRDGNRNVLEFAYKLWIGEGKEIVKHYFPVQFRQVLSESNVKIINKRDNLAIKLGAATDSDNDRIAYGDANDKSSENVSWKLIPLWENNRVYFKIYSVRRHQYLKLGTATDGENDHSVYGDDRADTHRHQWYLKPAKLDSQVLFYIYNRQYNQALKLSRSVDSDGDRRAYSSSSSVEGQPELFGWSISIVN